From Salinicola endophyticus:
GCGGATGTCGTCGAGGTCCAGCCGGCCGCCGGTGAATTCCGGCAGCAGGGTGCCGGAGAGGGTGATCTTGTCCGAGCCCGGGCCAACGAACTGATACGCCGGTCGGTCACCGACGCGGGATTGCGATGCGTGGCGCCACTCGGTGGCGCGCTGCAGTTGCTGGTAGGGCACGGTTCGCGTCTCGAACACGAACATGCCGAGGGCCATGAGCATGGCGTTCTCCTATTCCTGATCCCACATCGACGAGCGGCGGCGGGCGGCCTGCTGGCGCTGGGCGTCGGCCAGGGCGCGCTGCACTTCCTGGGCGACGTAGCGCGCGAGCGTCTGCTCGTCCATGCCTGGGCCTGGGGTCACATTGATGGCGCCGATGTGGATGCTGTAGTCGGCGGGCTGCTGGCCACCGGCGGCGCTGATCGGCGGGCGGGTGTCGAATCGGATCGGCTCGCCGGCGTCGAAGCTGGGCATCGCCGCGGCGGGCAGGGTCGCGGCGCCCAGGGCGATGCCGGCACCGGCCTGGCTGACGCGCTTGGCGATGTCGGCGACGCGCTTAGCGGGCTCGTCGCGCTGCCGATCGAGGCCGACGTTCAAGCCGTCGACGGTATAGCCGCCCAGCCTGGCGAACACGCGGGACGGGCTGTGGATGTCGAGCTTTTCCTTGAACCAGCCCGTTACGGCGCTGGCCAGGCCGGTGACGCTATCCTTGAGCGCGTTCCATTTGTCCTTGAGGCCATTCATCAGCCCTTCGCCGATCCAGCCGCCGAACTCGGCAAACACGCGCGACGGGCTGTTGATGCCGAGCACGTCGGCAAACCAGCTCTTCACGTTGCCCGCGATCCCGGTAATCGAGTCCTTGAGTGCGGTGACCTTGGTTTTTACGCCGCCGATCAGGCCATCCATGATGTCGCCGCCGATGCCAGCGAGCCGCGCGGGTATCTGCTTGAACCCTTCCCACTGGTTCGCGATGTGGTTCTTGATGCCGTCCCAGGCGGTGGTGATGGTGCCGCTCACGGCGCCCCAGGCGGTGCTGGCGCTGCTCTTGATGCCGTCCCACAGCCCGCCGAAGAAGCCGCTTAGGCCGCTCCACGCTGCCTTGATGGCGCTGCCGAGCGAGCGCATCTCTTCGGGGATCTCGACGCCCATGGCGGAAAGCACCGTGGTAATCCCTTTCCACACCAGCCCCAGCGGCGACCAGTTTGCCAAGAGCTGCATAACGCTGCCGATGCCGCCGCTAAAGGCATCCTTGACCTGCTGCCAACGGTCGCTAAACCAGCCGGCGATGGCGTCCCAATTTTTGTAGATGAGGTAGGCGGCACCGGCGAGCAGGGCGACCACGGCGACGATGCCAAGCACGATCCACGTAATCGGGTTGGTCAGCAGCGCGAGGCCCGCTTTGCCGATCGCGCCAGCCAGGCCGATGAAGCCCCGGCCGAGGCCGACCAGCCCCTTGCCCAAGGCGGGCAAAATCTTGCTGGTGAACCGGTAGATAATCCCGCCGGCGCCTTCGGTGCGCAGGCCCAGCATGGCCATTCCATAGCGGACTGTGACGATGGGGCCAAGGATCGAGGCCAGCATGACCGTAAAGGCACCGCCTACGGCGACCAGCGCCGCGAGGCCGGCCGCGGCCTTTGCGATGCCGCCGGCTAGCTCGGGGTTTTCCTTGATCCAGTTACCGACCGCCCGGGTGACCCCGGTCACGCTCTGCACCAGCTCGCGTAGCGGCCCCTCGTTGGTGTCGGTGATCGAAATCCCGACCTCCTCCCAGGCCGAGCGCAGCCCTTTGAGGTCGCCGCCGATGTTGTCGGTCATCGTCTGGGCAACGCGGGCATTTTCGCCGGCGGCGTTCTTGTACATCTCGACGAACTTCTCGATGCCGGCGGCGCCCTGCTGGGCGATCAGCTCGGCCATGCCGGCGCCGGGCTCTTCGCCGAAAATCTGCTTGAGGTACTTGGCGCGGTCGGCGTTGCCCATGTTCTCGGTGGCTTTGGCCACGTCGGCGAGGATCGCCGGCACGTCACGCATGTCGCCCTGGGCGTCCTTGGCGCTGACGCCGAGGGTCTTGAGCGCGCCGGCGGCGGCGCCCGTGGGGGCGGCGAGGCGGGTCATCATGGCGCGCAGGGTGGTGCCGGCCTGGCTGCCCTGAATCCCGACGTTACCCAGCAGGGCGGTCATGGCGGCGGCCTGTTCCAGCGATAGCCCCATCTGGCGCGCCTGGGGCGCCACGTATTTCATCGACTCGCCGAGCATTTCTAGGTCGACGTTGGCGCGGGTGGTGGTCGCCGTCAGCACGTCGGCAACGTGCCCCATCTGATCCGGGTCGAGCCCGAAGCCCGAGAGGATGTTAGAGCTAATATCGGCCGTGCGGGCGAGGTCGGTGCCGTTGGCTAGCGCCATGTTGAGCATGTCCGGCATCGCGGTGCGGATCGCTTCTGGGGTGAAGCCGGCCATGGCCAGGAACGACTGACCTTGGCCGACTTCGCTGGCACTGAATGACGTGCTCGAGCCCAGGTCGCGCGCCTGCTGCTTCAGCGCCTTGAATTGCTCGCTGTTCTTGTCGAGCCGGGTGAGCGCTTGCACGCGGCTCATGGTCTCGCCGTACTCGATCCCGGGCGCCAGCATCTGCGCGCCCCCGTATAGCGCTGCACCACCGGTGGCCATGCCGGTCATTCCGGCGCCACGGATGGCGTTGGCACGCCCGACGCCACGGTGAAACTGGTCGGATGCCTGTTGGGCGCGGCGCTGCGCTTCGGCGAGGCTACGTAGGCGCTCTTTCTGCTCGGTGATCTGCGCGTTGGCGTTGCGCATTTTCCGCGTCAGGGAGTCTTCGGTACCGGCGAGTTTTCCGGTAATTCCGTGGGTCTCACGTAGAGAGGTTTTCAGGCGCTGCGCTTTGTCGGTTTGTTCGGCGTACTTCCGCGACAGCTCTTGCGCTTTTTTGATGGCAGCATCGCGCTCGCGATTGAGCGCGGCGGTATCGCCTTCCGTCGTGCGCAGTTGGCGCGATAGCTCCTTGACGCGCTCGCGCTGCGCCTTGAGCGCGTCGGCGCTCTCCGATACCTGGCGCTTCATCGTCTTGAACGATTGGAGGTCTTTCTGGGCGCGCTCGAGGTTGCGCAGCTGGTCGCGGCTGGCCTTCAACGCCTTGGCGGTTTCGCCACTGCCCTGGGTGATCTTCTTGAGCTTGCCGGTCGTTTTATCGACGGCGTCTAGGATGACCTGCAGCTTGAGATCGCGCGCCA
This genomic window contains:
- a CDS encoding phage tail tape measure protein gives rise to the protein MARDLKLQVILDAVDKTTGKLKKITQGSGETAKALKASRDQLRNLERAQKDLQSFKTMKRQVSESADALKAQRERVKELSRQLRTTEGDTAALNRERDAAIKKAQELSRKYAEQTDKAQRLKTSLRETHGITGKLAGTEDSLTRKMRNANAQITEQKERLRSLAEAQRRAQQASDQFHRGVGRANAIRGAGMTGMATGGAALYGGAQMLAPGIEYGETMSRVQALTRLDKNSEQFKALKQQARDLGSSTSFSASEVGQGQSFLAMAGFTPEAIRTAMPDMLNMALANGTDLARTADISSNILSGFGLDPDQMGHVADVLTATTTRANVDLEMLGESMKYVAPQARQMGLSLEQAAAMTALLGNVGIQGSQAGTTLRAMMTRLAAPTGAAAGALKTLGVSAKDAQGDMRDVPAILADVAKATENMGNADRAKYLKQIFGEEPGAGMAELIAQQGAAGIEKFVEMYKNAAGENARVAQTMTDNIGGDLKGLRSAWEEVGISITDTNEGPLRELVQSVTGVTRAVGNWIKENPELAGGIAKAAAGLAALVAVGGAFTVMLASILGPIVTVRYGMAMLGLRTEGAGGIIYRFTSKILPALGKGLVGLGRGFIGLAGAIGKAGLALLTNPITWIVLGIVAVVALLAGAAYLIYKNWDAIAGWFSDRWQQVKDAFSGGIGSVMQLLANWSPLGLVWKGITTVLSAMGVEIPEEMRSLGSAIKAAWSGLSGFFGGLWDGIKSSASTAWGAVSGTITTAWDGIKNHIANQWEGFKQIPARLAGIGGDIMDGLIGGVKTKVTALKDSITGIAGNVKSWFADVLGINSPSRVFAEFGGWIGEGLMNGLKDKWNALKDSVTGLASAVTGWFKEKLDIHSPSRVFARLGGYTVDGLNVGLDRQRDEPAKRVADIAKRVSQAGAGIALGAATLPAAAMPSFDAGEPIRFDTRPPISAAGGQQPADYSIHIGAINVTPGPGMDEQTLARYVAQEVQRALADAQRQQAARRRSSMWDQE